One window from the genome of Serinibacter salmoneus encodes:
- the mraY gene encoding phospho-N-acetylmuramoyl-pentapeptide-transferase, translating into MIPVAVAGSVALFVSLLGTPLFIRYLVRKQYGQFIRQDGPTTHHTKRGTPTMGGVVIIVATLVGYLAAAIVSFSRTGSLPSASALLLLFLMVGLGAVGFADDFTKISRQRSLGLSPMAKILGQGGVGIVFSILVLQFPNENGVTPASMSISFIRDTSLTMAALAPALGLVLFVIWANFLVTAWSNAVNLTDGLDGLATGVSIFTFGAYVLVTMWQFNQACPGTGCYEARDPLDLAMVTGAIVGACAGFLWWNASPAQIFMGDTGSLALGGALAGLSILTRTELLAVIIGGMFVVIVASSVIQIGFFKISGGKRVFRMAPLHHHFELAGWNEVTIVIRFWLIAAVFAAAGLGIFYAEWITG; encoded by the coding sequence ATGATCCCGGTCGCCGTAGCAGGATCGGTGGCGCTGTTCGTCTCGCTGCTGGGCACACCCCTGTTCATCCGTTACCTCGTGCGCAAGCAGTACGGGCAGTTCATCCGCCAGGACGGGCCGACGACGCACCACACCAAGCGCGGCACACCCACCATGGGTGGGGTGGTGATCATCGTGGCCACCCTCGTGGGCTATCTCGCCGCGGCGATCGTCTCCTTCTCGCGCACGGGCTCCCTGCCCAGCGCCTCCGCGCTGCTGCTGCTCTTCCTGATGGTGGGGCTCGGCGCCGTCGGGTTCGCCGACGACTTCACCAAGATCTCCCGGCAACGCTCGCTCGGACTCTCGCCGATGGCGAAGATCCTGGGACAGGGCGGGGTGGGCATCGTCTTCTCGATCCTCGTCCTGCAGTTCCCGAACGAGAACGGCGTGACCCCGGCATCGATGTCGATCTCCTTCATCCGGGACACCTCCCTGACGATGGCCGCCCTCGCCCCGGCGCTGGGGTTGGTGCTGTTCGTGATCTGGGCGAACTTCCTTGTCACCGCCTGGTCGAACGCGGTGAACCTGACCGATGGGCTGGACGGCCTGGCGACGGGCGTCAGCATCTTCACCTTCGGCGCCTACGTGCTGGTGACGATGTGGCAGTTCAACCAGGCCTGCCCCGGTACCGGGTGCTACGAGGCACGCGATCCGCTCGACCTGGCGATGGTGACCGGGGCGATCGTGGGCGCCTGTGCGGGGTTCCTGTGGTGGAACGCCTCACCCGCTCAGATCTTCATGGGTGACACCGGCTCCCTGGCCCTCGGTGGTGCCCTCGCCGGCCTGTCGATCCTGACCCGCACCGAGCTGCTCGCCGTGATCATCGGCGGGATGTTCGTGGTGATCGTGGCATCCAGCGTGATCCAGATCGGCTTCTTCAAGATCAGTGGCGGCAAACGCGTGTTCCGCATGGCGCCCCTGCACCACCACTTCGAGCTCGCGGGGTGGAACGAGGTCACCATCGTGATCCGGTTCTGGCTGATCGCTGCCGTGTTCGCGGCGGCCGGGCTCGGCATCTTCTACGCCGAGTGGATCACCGGATGA
- the murD gene encoding UDP-N-acetylmuramoyl-L-alanine--D-glutamate ligase, whose protein sequence is MRPQTDGGVNERREQWRDAHVLVVGLGLSGLAAARSLVALGARVTGIDTRPHVAEAAAAELGAAARVLAARQDEQSLIAEALARGPRVAIVSPGIPPRSPLVAAPRAAGLAILTEFDLAWLIRADNAPWFFVTGTNGKTTTAQMTSALLQAAGLHAPPLGNMGVAMTTVALEGIADEAGTVRPPQAWPVEIAALQLHDTTYPEPQAGICLNVAEDHLDHFGTMAAYRAAKAKVYQHARGACVYPEWEDGARAMVEEADVTEGAIAVGLSLAAPRIGQIGVVEGLVVDRAYYARRQREALELFGVEDLRHLAIGDTVPPHVLTNAMAAAALVRSVDLEPEAITAGLRGFRLDAHRIATVASHQGVSWVDDSKATNAHAAEASMRQLAAGTCVWVAGGDAKGADLEDLVRRQADRLRAVVLIGKDPSPWSGPLSRHASAIPVIEVPDGDTTEVMRAAVAAAHAHARPGDTVLLAPAGASWDQFRSYAHRGEAFAQAVLARLSDAQGPPEVS, encoded by the coding sequence ATGAGGCCACAGACCGATGGCGGGGTGAACGAGCGCCGCGAGCAGTGGCGAGACGCCCACGTCCTGGTGGTGGGCCTGGGCCTGTCCGGCCTCGCTGCGGCACGCAGCCTCGTGGCGCTCGGTGCGCGTGTCACCGGGATCGACACCCGCCCGCACGTGGCCGAGGCCGCGGCCGCCGAACTCGGTGCGGCGGCGCGGGTGCTCGCGGCGCGCCAGGACGAGCAGTCCCTGATCGCCGAGGCCCTCGCACGTGGTCCTCGCGTGGCCATCGTCTCCCCGGGTATCCCGCCTCGCTCACCGCTCGTGGCGGCCCCCCGCGCTGCGGGCCTGGCGATCCTGACCGAGTTCGACCTCGCGTGGCTGATCCGGGCGGACAACGCCCCGTGGTTCTTCGTCACCGGGACCAACGGCAAGACGACGACCGCGCAGATGACCAGTGCCCTGCTGCAGGCCGCCGGTCTGCACGCCCCGCCCCTGGGCAACATGGGCGTCGCGATGACAACCGTGGCGCTCGAGGGGATCGCGGACGAGGCCGGCACGGTGCGCCCCCCGCAGGCGTGGCCGGTGGAGATCGCCGCGCTGCAGTTGCACGACACCACCTACCCCGAACCCCAGGCGGGGATCTGCCTCAACGTCGCCGAGGACCACCTGGACCACTTCGGCACGATGGCGGCCTACCGGGCCGCGAAGGCCAAGGTCTACCAGCACGCCCGCGGTGCGTGCGTCTACCCCGAGTGGGAGGACGGTGCGCGCGCGATGGTGGAGGAGGCGGATGTGACGGAGGGGGCGATCGCCGTCGGCCTCTCCCTAGCCGCGCCGCGGATCGGCCAGATCGGGGTCGTGGAGGGTCTCGTGGTCGATCGCGCGTACTACGCGCGCCGACAGCGCGAGGCGCTGGAGTTGTTCGGGGTGGAGGATCTGCGGCATCTCGCGATCGGTGACACCGTCCCACCCCACGTGCTCACCAACGCGATGGCCGCGGCAGCCCTGGTGCGCTCGGTCGACCTGGAGCCCGAGGCGATCACCGCAGGGCTGCGCGGGTTCCGGCTCGATGCCCACCGCATCGCCACGGTCGCCAGCCACCAGGGCGTCAGCTGGGTCGATGACTCCAAGGCCACCAACGCGCACGCCGCCGAGGCCTCCATGCGGCAACTTGCCGCCGGTACCTGCGTGTGGGTCGCCGGGGGCGACGCGAAGGGTGCCGACCTGGAGGACCTGGTGCGCCGCCAGGCGGACCGGTTGCGCGCCGTCGTGCTCATCGGGAAGGACCCCTCGCCCTGGAGCGGTCCATTGTCGCGACACGCGAGCGCAATCCCCGTGATCGAGGTCCCCGACGGTGACACTACAGAGGTGATGAGGGCAGCGGTGGCGGCGGCGCATGCGCACGCGCGCCCGGGTGACACCGTGCTGTTGGCGCCCGCAGGCGCCTCGTGGGACCAGTTCCGCAGTTACGCCCACCGCGGTGAGGCGTTCGCGCAGGCGGTACTCGCACGACTCTCCGACGCCCAGGGACCGCCGGAGGTCTCGTGA
- a CDS encoding peptidoglycan glycosyltransferase FtsW has translation MSAPSVPRETTRPAARALRSAWDSPVASYYLIGGVTLVLTCLGLVFVLSSSTVDDLSSASGSPLTTFLGQARYALIGLPLAFLASRVSVRWLRRLAWPGFLFALGLQLLPLVPGLAITVGGNVVGVGIAGFTFAPSEFGKLGLALWLGLVLAARRQDLASLKHVALPVGGSVLLVGLQFWFTQDLGTTLVLGALVAGALFVAGLPLRIFAAFGVPALAVLAFFATQGTTRSARILALLQPDALDSQGLGYQSKMALQALGTGGVSGVGLGASRTKWNYLPEAHNDFILAIVGEELGLLGTLLMLVLFALLAVGMTRVVMRHTDPFAKIATGAIASWILAQALVNIGVVINVLPVIGIPLPLVSAGGSSLIATLLALGVVLAFARSEPGAAEALAARRGAVRRSFSVLTSRSGRVTGVGR, from the coding sequence GTGAGCGCGCCCAGCGTGCCCCGCGAGACCACCCGGCCCGCGGCCCGCGCGCTGCGCTCGGCCTGGGACTCGCCGGTCGCGTCCTACTACCTCATCGGCGGTGTCACGCTCGTGCTGACCTGCCTCGGGTTGGTCTTCGTGCTGTCCAGTTCCACGGTCGACGATCTCAGTTCGGCCTCCGGCTCGCCGCTGACCACGTTCCTCGGGCAGGCCCGCTACGCGCTGATCGGGCTGCCGTTGGCGTTCCTCGCCTCGCGGGTCAGCGTGCGATGGCTGCGCCGGCTCGCGTGGCCGGGCTTCCTGTTCGCCCTCGGTCTGCAACTCCTGCCGCTCGTGCCGGGCCTGGCGATCACCGTGGGCGGGAACGTGGTGGGAGTCGGCATCGCGGGGTTCACCTTCGCGCCCAGTGAGTTCGGGAAGCTGGGGCTCGCCCTCTGGCTCGGCCTGGTGCTCGCGGCACGGCGGCAGGACCTCGCCTCGCTGAAGCACGTGGCGCTGCCGGTCGGCGGAAGCGTGCTCCTGGTCGGCCTGCAGTTCTGGTTCACGCAAGACCTGGGGACCACGCTGGTGCTCGGTGCGCTCGTTGCCGGTGCGCTCTTCGTGGCGGGACTCCCGCTGCGGATCTTCGCGGCCTTCGGGGTACCGGCACTGGCGGTGCTGGCGTTCTTCGCCACGCAGGGCACCACTCGGTCGGCGCGGATCCTGGCGCTGCTGCAACCGGATGCGCTGGACTCCCAGGGACTGGGCTACCAGAGCAAGATGGCGCTGCAGGCCCTGGGTACCGGAGGCGTCAGCGGCGTCGGTCTCGGGGCATCGCGCACCAAGTGGAACTACCTGCCGGAGGCCCACAACGACTTCATCCTGGCGATCGTGGGGGAGGAGCTCGGGCTGCTCGGCACCCTCCTGATGCTCGTGCTCTTCGCTCTTCTCGCGGTCGGGATGACCCGGGTCGTGATGCGACACACCGACCCCTTCGCGAAGATCGCCACCGGTGCGATCGCGTCGTGGATCCTCGCCCAAGCCCTCGTCAACATCGGAGTCGTCATCAACGTGCTGCCCGTGATCGGGATCCCTCTGCCGCTGGTCTCCGCCGGCGGGTCCTCCCTCATCGCCACCCTCCTGGCGCTGGGCGTGGTGCTTGCGTTCGCGCGCAGCGAGCCGGGCGCCGCCGAGGCGCTGGCCGCTCGCAGGGGCGCCGTGCGCCGCTCGTTCTCGGTTCTGACCTCCCGGTCCGGTCGCGTCACGGGGGTCGGCCGATGA
- the murG gene encoding undecaprenyldiphospho-muramoylpentapeptide beta-N-acetylglucosaminyltransferase: MSAPLRVLLAGGGTAGHTNPLLALADELRAADPATEIRVLGTAEGLESRLVPERGYELVTIPRVPFPRRPNAAAVRFPGQFRRAVALAEDAVREMRADVVVGFGGYVATPAYRAAARRRVPVVIHEQNVRAGLANRLGARRADAVALTFPETSLRARRGRTVRTGLPLRPDIAALAAADEATRAAARESGARALGLDPARPILLVTGGSLGALRLNTAMAGAAQRLTEAGVQVLHSAGKGKAAAVAPSAQAAGADYHLQEYLDDMAQAYACADLVIGRAGAGTVCEQAAVGLPGIYVPLPIGNGEQRLNVRSLESAGGAIVVADSEMTAEWILGHVPELVTDRARLERMAAASRSFGVVDAATQLADLVRAVAGRSGVER, from the coding sequence ATGAGCGCGCCCCTGCGCGTGCTCCTGGCCGGAGGGGGAACCGCGGGGCACACCAATCCGTTGCTCGCGCTCGCCGACGAGCTGCGGGCCGCCGATCCCGCGACCGAGATCCGCGTGCTCGGCACCGCGGAGGGCCTGGAGAGCCGACTCGTGCCCGAGCGCGGATACGAACTCGTGACCATTCCGCGCGTGCCCTTCCCGCGCCGTCCGAACGCGGCGGCTGTGCGCTTCCCCGGCCAGTTCCGCCGCGCGGTCGCCCTCGCCGAGGATGCGGTGCGCGAGATGCGGGCGGACGTGGTGGTGGGTTTCGGCGGGTACGTGGCCACGCCCGCCTACCGCGCCGCCGCCCGGCGGCGGGTGCCCGTGGTGATTCACGAACAGAACGTGCGTGCGGGGCTGGCCAACCGGCTCGGGGCGCGCCGCGCCGATGCGGTCGCCCTGACCTTTCCGGAGACCTCCCTGCGGGCTCGCCGTGGTCGGACCGTGCGCACGGGCCTGCCCCTGCGGCCGGACATTGCCGCGCTTGCGGCCGCGGATGAGGCCACCCGTGCCGCGGCGCGCGAGTCCGGCGCGCGAGCGCTCGGCCTCGACCCGGCCCGCCCGATCCTGCTGGTCACCGGCGGCTCCCTGGGCGCCCTGCGCCTGAACACGGCGATGGCCGGCGCGGCGCAGCGCCTCACCGAGGCAGGGGTGCAGGTGCTGCACTCGGCGGGCAAGGGCAAGGCCGCCGCGGTGGCGCCCTCGGCGCAGGCCGCCGGTGCGGACTACCACCTGCAGGAGTACCTCGACGACATGGCTCAGGCCTATGCCTGCGCCGACCTGGTGATCGGTCGCGCGGGCGCCGGGACCGTGTGCGAGCAGGCCGCCGTCGGGCTCCCGGGCATCTACGTACCACTCCCGATCGGCAACGGTGAGCAGCGGCTGAACGTCCGCTCCCTGGAATCCGCCGGCGGTGCGATCGTGGTGGCCGACTCCGAGATGACCGCGGAGTGGATCCTGGGGCACGTGCCCGAGCTCGTCACCGACCGGGCCCGACTCGAGCGCATGGCCGCGGCCTCCCGGTCCTTCGGTGTGGTGGATGCCGCCACACAACTCGCCGACCTCGTGCGCGCCGTGGCCGGTCGGAGCGGAGTCGAGCGTTGA
- the murC gene encoding UDP-N-acetylmuramate--L-alanine ligase gives MSTHHPDHGTGQHWHFIAIGGHGMSVLAEIALELGHRVTGSDQVAGEEVVRLRERGARVDIGHAAAQVEGADVVVVSTAIREENVEVVRARELGIEVIHRSEAMTRLTAGRPFYAVAGTHGKTTTSAMLAVALEGAGCDPGAAIGGTVTSWSKGSRVGSGPFVAEADESDGSFLRYTPAVAIVTNVEEDHLAYYSGLAQILDGFTAFANCLVPGGLLVACSDDPGSLEVARRAHAAGLRVRTYGQADPVTAQGEPLGVEHVSVREVELTAGHAAAMLHPLGGIESAGITPLRMAAPGLHTVLDAAAAWAAGLEATGTDAHSAARLAQALGAFGGAGRRFEEVGEAAGVRVVDDYAHNPTKVANALAAGRLAVGEGRLIVLFQPALFTRTRDFYAEFARALDGADEAVVIDVFGSREDPIPGVTSALIVDAQPAERAERGASPFALVPEREDAVAWVLERAEPGDLVMTVGSGDVTLLAPQILRALSARDPEPGQSAR, from the coding sequence ATGAGTACTCACCACCCAGATCACGGCACAGGCCAGCACTGGCACTTCATCGCGATCGGCGGCCACGGGATGAGCGTGCTCGCGGAGATCGCCCTCGAACTCGGACACCGGGTGACGGGTTCGGACCAGGTGGCCGGCGAGGAGGTCGTGCGGCTGCGGGAGCGCGGCGCGCGGGTGGACATCGGGCACGCTGCCGCACAGGTCGAGGGAGCCGACGTGGTCGTGGTGTCCACGGCGATCCGCGAGGAGAACGTCGAGGTGGTGCGAGCCCGCGAGCTCGGCATCGAGGTGATCCACCGCTCCGAGGCGATGACCAGGCTCACGGCGGGTCGCCCGTTCTACGCCGTTGCCGGCACCCACGGTAAGACGACCACCTCCGCGATGCTCGCCGTCGCGCTCGAGGGAGCGGGCTGCGACCCGGGTGCGGCCATCGGCGGCACGGTGACGAGTTGGTCGAAGGGCTCCCGGGTGGGCAGCGGGCCCTTCGTGGCGGAGGCGGACGAATCGGATGGCTCCTTCCTGCGCTACACCCCCGCGGTGGCGATCGTGACCAACGTGGAGGAGGACCACCTCGCCTACTACAGCGGGTTGGCGCAGATCCTCGACGGCTTCACCGCGTTCGCCAACTGCCTGGTTCCCGGTGGGCTGCTGGTCGCCTGTAGCGACGACCCGGGATCGCTCGAGGTCGCGCGCCGGGCGCACGCCGCGGGGCTGCGGGTGCGCACCTACGGGCAGGCGGACCCGGTCACGGCGCAGGGTGAGCCGCTCGGCGTCGAGCACGTCTCGGTGCGGGAGGTGGAGCTGACCGCCGGTCACGCTGCGGCGATGCTGCACCCGCTGGGTGGGATCGAGTCCGCCGGCATCACACCGCTGCGGATGGCGGCCCCGGGGCTGCACACCGTGCTGGACGCAGCAGCGGCCTGGGCCGCCGGGCTGGAGGCCACGGGCACCGATGCGCACAGTGCTGCCCGACTGGCGCAGGCGCTGGGGGCATTCGGGGGCGCCGGGCGCCGTTTCGAGGAGGTCGGTGAGGCGGCCGGTGTCCGCGTGGTCGACGACTACGCCCACAACCCCACCAAGGTCGCGAACGCGCTGGCGGCGGGTCGCCTGGCGGTGGGAGAGGGCCGTCTGATCGTGCTGTTCCAACCGGCGCTGTTCACCCGAACCCGCGACTTCTACGCGGAGTTCGCCCGCGCGCTCGACGGCGCCGACGAGGCCGTGGTGATCGACGTGTTCGGGTCCCGCGAGGACCCGATCCCGGGCGTGACCAGCGCACTGATCGTGGATGCGCAGCCCGCGGAGCGCGCGGAGCGGGGAGCCTCGCCGTTCGCGCTCGTGCCGGAGCGGGAGGACGCCGTGGCCTGGGTGCTGGAGCGCGCCGAACCCGGCGACCTGGTGATGACGGTCGGCTCGGGCGACGTGACCCTGCTCGCTCCGCAGATCCTTCGGGCGTTGTCGGCGCGCGATCCCGAGCCAGGTCAATCGGCGCGGTGA
- a CDS encoding cell division protein FtsQ/DivIB yields MKRPNAPRAGRSTQHPSDGSDLVLSETDLDATLAADVPSSTSGASGSSPSAAGAYQAPVSSLHRRLSERQRASRRRWAVRASVGLTAAVLVGLLVWTVMFSSLLALRADAVAVRGEGAWVDATEVADAVGEWVGTPLARLDSATVLEPVLALPGVQDATMSRAWPHGVSVTIEPREPVARVTGADTVDLLGDDGVVIATVPAAQSPGGLAELAIDMSAEDAAQTAVGVLEVLAALPDSLGARVESASATSPRSITLVLDDGAQVLWGDGSEPELKAAVLETLLQVGAQEYDVSAPLAPTTS; encoded by the coding sequence GTGAAGCGACCGAACGCGCCGCGCGCCGGCCGCTCCACGCAGCACCCCAGTGACGGCTCCGACCTCGTCCTGAGCGAGACCGACCTCGATGCGACCCTCGCCGCCGATGTCCCCTCGAGCACGTCCGGGGCGTCTGGTTCATCGCCGTCCGCGGCCGGTGCCTATCAGGCGCCGGTCTCGAGCCTGCACCGCAGGCTCTCCGAGCGCCAGCGTGCATCCCGGCGCCGCTGGGCGGTCCGGGCGAGCGTGGGTCTCACGGCGGCGGTGCTCGTGGGACTCCTGGTGTGGACGGTGATGTTCTCCTCGTTGCTGGCGCTGCGCGCCGACGCCGTGGCGGTGCGCGGCGAGGGTGCCTGGGTCGATGCCACCGAGGTGGCCGACGCGGTGGGGGAGTGGGTCGGTACCCCGTTGGCGCGACTGGACAGCGCAACGGTGCTCGAGCCGGTCCTGGCACTGCCGGGGGTGCAGGACGCCACGATGAGCCGTGCCTGGCCCCATGGGGTGAGCGTGACGATCGAGCCGCGCGAGCCCGTTGCTCGCGTGACGGGTGCCGACACGGTGGACCTGCTGGGCGATGACGGCGTGGTGATCGCGACGGTCCCGGCGGCGCAGTCCCCGGGGGGACTCGCTGAACTCGCCATCGATATGAGCGCCGAGGACGCAGCGCAGACCGCTGTGGGTGTCCTGGAGGTGCTCGCCGCGCTCCCGGACTCACTGGGCGCGCGGGTGGAATCGGCGTCCGCGACCTCACCGCGTTCGATCACACTGGTGCTCGACGACGGCGCCCAGGTGTTGTGGGGCGACGGGAGCGAGCCGGAACTCAAGGCGGCGGTCCTGGAGACACTGCTCCAGGTGGGGGCGCAGGAGTACGACGTCAGTGCACCGCTGGCACCGACCACGTCCTGA
- the ftsZ gene encoding cell division protein FtsZ, protein MTTPQNYLAVIKVVGIGGGGVNAVNRMIDAGLKGVEFIAVNTDAQALLMSDADVKLDVGRELTRGLGAGADPEVGKKAAEDHAEELEDVLRGADMVFVTAGEGGGTGTGGAPVVARIARSLGALTIGVVTRPFTFEGRRRSTQAESGIDALRAEVDTLIVIPNDRLLSISDRNVSVLDAFKSADQVLLSGVQGITDLITTPGLINLDFADVKSVMQNAGSALMGIGSAVGEDRALQAAELAISSPLLEASIDGAHGVLLSIQGGSDLGMFEITEAARLVQEAAHAEANIIFGTVIDDTLGDEVRVTVIAAGFDGGEPEPIGRGERRIGQVASRAEAPAAPRLQVPTLEEEPSDSEAAGAAPRAPEPAQAERIGREESVRTTPPAAPAVERPLRRAPEELDVPDFLR, encoded by the coding sequence GTGACGACACCGCAGAACTACCTGGCGGTCATCAAGGTCGTCGGGATCGGTGGCGGCGGCGTCAACGCCGTGAACCGCATGATCGACGCCGGGCTGAAGGGCGTGGAGTTCATCGCCGTGAACACCGACGCCCAGGCGCTCCTGATGAGCGACGCCGACGTGAAGCTGGACGTCGGCCGTGAGCTCACCCGCGGTCTCGGCGCAGGCGCCGACCCGGAGGTGGGCAAGAAGGCCGCGGAGGACCACGCCGAGGAACTCGAGGACGTGCTGCGCGGCGCTGACATGGTCTTCGTCACCGCAGGGGAAGGTGGTGGCACCGGGACCGGTGGCGCGCCCGTGGTGGCACGGATCGCGCGCTCGCTCGGCGCGCTCACGATCGGTGTGGTCACCCGCCCGTTCACCTTCGAAGGGCGCCGTCGCTCCACGCAGGCGGAGAGCGGTATCGACGCCCTGCGCGCCGAGGTCGACACCCTCATCGTGATCCCGAACGACCGCCTGCTCTCGATCAGCGACCGCAACGTCTCGGTGCTGGACGCCTTCAAGTCCGCCGACCAGGTCCTGCTCTCCGGTGTCCAGGGCATCACCGACCTGATCACCACCCCCGGCCTGATCAACCTCGACTTCGCCGATGTGAAGTCGGTGATGCAGAACGCCGGCAGCGCGCTCATGGGTATCGGCTCCGCAGTCGGGGAGGACCGCGCCCTGCAGGCCGCCGAGCTCGCCATCTCCTCACCGCTCCTGGAGGCGAGCATCGACGGTGCCCACGGGGTGCTGCTGTCGATCCAGGGCGGCAGCGACCTGGGGATGTTCGAGATCACCGAGGCGGCCCGCCTGGTCCAGGAGGCCGCGCACGCGGAGGCGAACATCATCTTCGGCACCGTGATCGACGACACGCTCGGTGACGAGGTGCGCGTGACGGTGATCGCCGCCGGATTCGACGGCGGGGAACCGGAGCCGATCGGGCGCGGTGAGCGCCGGATCGGCCAGGTGGCGTCCCGGGCGGAGGCGCCCGCGGCGCCGCGCCTGCAGGTCCCGACCCTGGAGGAGGAGCCCTCGGACTCCGAGGCGGCGGGCGCTGCGCCGCGTGCACCCGAGCCGGCCCAGGCCGAGCGCATCGGGCGGGAGGAGTCCGTGCGGACGACGCCCCCGGCTGCGCCGGCGGTGGAGCGTCCGCTGCGCCGCGCGCCGGAGGAACTGGACGTCCCGGACTTCCTGCGCTGA
- a CDS encoding polyphenol oxidase family protein — protein sequence MEPVAAEGDALAEADLLSLGLGPGVRAFITTRAGGRSAAPYDSLNLSFAVGDEPEDVVANRERVAQAVGMPVTWLRAVHGREALQVDAPMDADPHVDAIVTNRRGVALAALAADCVPLLLVARQEQEGPPLAVGAVHAGRRGVQAGVVTAAIERLREVAGSRPEAHVVALIGPAICGRCYEVPDAMRSEVSAVVPQAWATTAWGTPALDLPRAAAEQARAAGASVIECGLCTREDARLFSHRGDGRSGRFGSVIGML from the coding sequence GTGGAGCCGGTCGCTGCGGAGGGCGACGCCCTGGCCGAGGCCGATCTCCTCTCGCTCGGACTCGGCCCCGGGGTGCGTGCGTTCATCACGACGCGTGCGGGGGGTCGCTCCGCGGCGCCCTATGACAGCCTCAACCTGTCCTTCGCCGTCGGCGACGAACCGGAGGATGTGGTAGCCAACCGCGAGCGCGTGGCGCAGGCGGTGGGCATGCCCGTCACCTGGCTGCGCGCCGTGCACGGGCGGGAGGCTCTGCAGGTCGACGCCCCGATGGACGCGGATCCGCATGTGGACGCGATCGTCACGAACCGCCGGGGTGTGGCGCTCGCGGCGCTCGCCGCGGACTGCGTGCCGCTCCTGCTCGTGGCGCGCCAGGAGCAGGAGGGGCCGCCGCTCGCCGTCGGTGCCGTGCACGCGGGGCGTCGCGGCGTACAGGCCGGCGTGGTCACGGCTGCGATCGAGCGGCTGCGCGAGGTGGCCGGATCGCGGCCGGAGGCGCACGTGGTGGCCCTGATCGGCCCGGCGATCTGCGGGCGGTGCTATGAGGTCCCGGACGCGATGCGCTCCGAGGTCAGCGCCGTGGTGCCGCAGGCGTGGGCCACGACGGCGTGGGGGACGCCCGCGCTCGACCTTCCGCGGGCTGCTGCCGAGCAGGCGCGAGCGGCGGGTGCCTCGGTGATCGAGTGTGGGCTGTGCACCCGGGAGGACGCCCGCCTCTTCTCCCATCGTGGCGACGGCCGCTCAGGGCGCTTCGGCTCCGTCATCGGGATGCTCTAG
- a CDS encoding cell division protein SepF, which translates to MGALRKTMEYLGLSEPERNDDLEYVVTDDDAYDAGHDDAPLPTPAFREVAGHTAPVTPISTARSAVPGGDLRRITTVHPRAYNDAKLIGEAFRSGTPVIMNLTELSDADAKRLVDFSAGIVFGLHGSIERVTNKVFLLSPATVEVTSESAAPEGGARLFNQG; encoded by the coding sequence ATGGGAGCGCTGCGCAAGACGATGGAATACCTCGGGCTGTCTGAGCCCGAGCGCAACGACGACCTGGAGTATGTCGTGACAGATGATGACGCGTACGACGCCGGCCACGACGATGCGCCGCTGCCGACCCCGGCTTTCCGGGAGGTGGCCGGTCACACCGCGCCGGTGACCCCGATCTCGACCGCGCGCTCTGCCGTGCCGGGCGGGGACCTGCGCCGCATCACCACGGTGCACCCGCGTGCGTACAACGACGCCAAGCTGATCGGTGAGGCATTCCGCTCCGGCACGCCGGTCATCATGAACCTGACCGAGTTGTCCGACGCCGACGCCAAGCGGTTGGTGGACTTCTCGGCCGGCATCGTCTTCGGACTGCACGGTTCGATCGAGCGTGTCACCAACAAGGTCTTCCTCCTCTCGCCGGCCACGGTCGAGGTCACGAGCGAGTCCGCGGCGCCCGAGGGTGGCGCACGACTGTTCAACCAGGGCTGA
- a CDS encoding YggT family protein — MIGVVALVGYVIVLLFVVAMLVRIVFDVVQMVARQWRPSGIALVAAEAVYTTTDPPLRLVRRFIPPLRLGGIALDLAFIIIMILAWILMGILGGLSI; from the coding sequence GTGATCGGAGTCGTTGCCCTCGTCGGGTATGTCATCGTCCTGCTCTTCGTCGTCGCGATGCTCGTGCGCATCGTGTTCGACGTGGTGCAGATGGTGGCGCGCCAGTGGCGCCCGAGCGGCATCGCGCTCGTGGCCGCCGAGGCGGTCTACACCACGACCGATCCGCCGCTACGCCTGGTGCGCCGTTTTATCCCGCCGCTGCGGCTCGGGGGGATCGCGCTCGACCTGGCGTTCATCATCATCATGATCCTGGCGTGGATCCTCATGGGGATCCTGGGCGGGCTCTCGATCTGA